From Toxorhynchites rutilus septentrionalis strain SRP chromosome 2, ASM2978413v1, whole genome shotgun sequence, a single genomic window includes:
- the LOC129765009 gene encoding esterase B1-like: MAEKRPAVQLKPGKVVGLKAVLPNGSEWFCYKAIPYAQPPVGALRFKPPVPLEKFDRHILDCGREGNVCLTNSYIPPNAVGSEDCLYVNVYTPVAPQDCLRSRLPVMIWIHGGAFCSGSGDSSIYNPRHLVQEGVIVVTCNYRLGPLGFLCLPSFQIYGNMGLKDQRLVLKWVHDNIRFFGGDPNNVTLFGESAGGASTHFHCLCEESSKYFHKAICQSGVATSSLVLQKDPEVKARRLAQFLGCRGNTDREIYEFLHFVSAEDIAFHQKGALTEYEQTLDSLYPFKPVIESSDSENPILTESVLDVLMKPNRISIPIIFGVTSEEAAYKANSLLNNIDKYIKEPARFVPESLCIPEDLMNPVARKITKFYTGDAEPTQDKAYDLTKIFSDNFYVIPTLLALELHSKYQQSSPLYFYRFAMESELNKFRDLWNVPENFRGACHADDICYLFSSSFFYTKAVKSGSRADQMRTVVCKLWTNFAKTGNPTPEGCGLSFVWKSYDRLNVNCLNLSDTIQMMDKPYHEKLEFWRDLYTRYNGSFLMPKLV; encoded by the exons ATGGCGGAGAAACGACCCGCGGTACAACTTAAACCGGGTAAGGTAGTGGGATTGAAAGCGGTTCTTCCCAACGGAAGTGAATGGTTTTGTTACAAAGCAATACCGTACGCGCAACCACCTGTTGGAGCTCTTCGGTTCAAACCACCGGTGCCACTGGAGAAATTCGATCGTCACATTCTGGATTGCGGCCGCGAGGGGAACGTGTGCCTGACTAACAGTTACATTCCACCAAATGCGGTTGGCTCAGAGGATTGTTTGTATGTGAATGTATACACACCGGTTGCGCCACAGGATTGTTTGAGGAGTAGATTACCGGTTATGATATGGATCCATGGTGGTGCTTTCTGTAGTGGGAGTGGTGATTCCTCAATCTACAATCCCAGACATTTGGTGCAAGAAGGAGTTATTGTCGTAACATGTAACTATCGCCTAGGCCCGCTGGGGTTTTTGTGTCTCCCTTCATTCCAGATCTACGGAAATATGGGTTTGAAAGATCAACGGCTTGTGCTGAAATGGGTTCATGACAATATTCGATTTTTTGGCGGTGATCCAAACAATGTAACACTGTTTGGTGAGAGTGCTGGGGGAGCTTCTACCCATTTTCACTGCCTCTGCGAGGAGTCATCTAAGTATTTCCATAAAGCAATTTGTCAGTCAGGAGTTGCAACAAGTTCACTGGTGCTACAGAAAGATCCCGAAGTCAAGGCTCGTCGATTGGCTCAGTTTCTTGGCTGTCGGGGGAATACGGATCGAGAAATTTACG aattccTGCATTTCGTATCAGCCGAGGACATTGCTTTCCACCAGAAAGGTGCTCTTACCGAGTACGAGCAAACACTGGATTCTTTATACCCTTTCAAACCAGTCATCGAGTCGTCGGATTCCGAGAATCCCATTTTGACCGAGAGTGTCTTAGATGTTCTCATGAAACCAAACAGAATCTCAATTCCAATAATTTTTGGAGTTACCAGTGAAGAAGCCGCTTACAAAGCAAACTCATTGTTAAATAATATTGACAAGTATATAAAGGAACCGGCAAGGTTTGTACCTGAATCTCTGTGTATTCCCGAAGATCTGATGAATCCAGTGGCTCGAAAGATTACCAAATTCTATACTGGCGATGCGGAGCCAACCCAGGATAAAGCTTACGATTTAACGAAAATTTTCTCCGATAATTTTTACGTTATTCCAACGCTTTTGGCGCTAGAATTGCACAGCAAATATCAACAATC GTCACCCCTCTACTTCTATCGCTTCGCGATGGAATCGGAGTTGAACAAATTTCGAGATTTGTGGAATGTGCCGGAAAATTTTCGTGGTGCCTGTCATGCCGACGATATCTGCTATCTGTTCAGCTCGTCATTTTTTTACACCAAAGCAGTCAAATCTGGTAGCAGGGCAGATCAGATGCGAACCGTAGTCTGCAAATTGTGGACTAATTTCGCCAAGACAGGAAATCCCACACCGGAAGGCTGCGGGCTGAGCTTTGTTTGGAAGTCATACGACCGTCTCAATGTCAACTGCCTTAATCTATCGGACACGATCCAAATGATGGATAAACCTTACCATGAAAAGTTAGAGTTTTGGAGGGATCTTTACACCCGGTATAATGGCTCTTTTTTAATGCCAAAACTAGTTTGA
- the LOC129765008 gene encoding acetylcholinesterase isoform X1: MLNCTKSFRYSFLRQSEIIANNRLMSANSRINVKVAQGTVCGVRESLPNGGDSFAFRGIPYAKPPVGLLRYRAPQPLDKFQFPVLDCSAERDVCFSRNMFTQEIEGSEDCLYLNVYTPKVDSEGKPLPVMVFIHGGAFLFGSGNNDCYSPEYLLQEGVVAVTLNYRLSSLGFLYLPSQGIEGNAGLKDQLMALKWVNQNIAKFGGDSNNVTLFGESAGAASVHLHLLSENSRKYFHKAICQSGCSIMEWVMQRDPEEKARTLAKLIGCEEKTDEDVYETLMTASTEDVVARAVAVLTQDERIRGLPMPFKPVVESVDATDAVVTKPPLEVMKTPNSIFDIPVIMGVNNREGTIMLLDAIKKLDLYDNDMARLIPRTVNVNPGTKASNELGEEIKKFYFGDKNVCKETLPLLADLMSDYHFGIFANACAELHSKYQHRSPLYYYNFSFDGMLNMYKTLLQLKIPGACHADELSYQFLFRMAPVEVAPDSPEGLVRYYMCRMWTNFAKHGNPTPVDDITLPFRWDPVAKMEPDSKQKFELHCLDISAQPKMVPSPDKSRIDFWREIYRRFNDDILKVKL; this comes from the exons ATGCTAAATTGCACAAAGTCATTCAGATACTCGTTCCTACGCCAAAGTGAGATTATAGCTAACAATCGATTG ATGAGTGCTAACAGTCGAATCAATGTGAAGGTCGCCCAGGGTACCGTTTGCGGTGTCAGGGAAAGTCTTCCCAATGGTGGCGATTCTTTCGCGTTTAGGGGTATTCCCTACGCGAAACCCCCGGTTGGATTGTTACGCTACAGAGCGCCTCAACCATTGGACAAGTTCCAGTTTCCGGTGCTGGACTGTAGTGCCGAGAGGGATGTGTGTTTCAGTAGAAATATGTTCACCCAAGAAATCGAGGGTTCGGAAGACTGTCTTTATCTCAATGTTTACACACCAAAAGTGGACAGTGAGGGCAAACCGTTGCCGGTGATGGTGTTTATCCATGGAGGCGCGTTTTTATTTGGAAGTGGAAACAACGACTG CTATTCACCCGAGTATTTACTGCAAGAAGGGGTTGTTGCAGTCACGTTGAACTATCGCTTAAGTTCGCTAGGATTCTTGTACCTTCCAAGTCAAGGCATTGAAGGCAATGCAGGACTGAAGGACCAGCTGATGGCACTGAAATGGGTCAACCAAAACATTGCCAAATTTGGTGGAGATTCAAATAATGTCACGCTGTTCGGAGAGAGTGCTGGGGCCGCTTCGGTCCACCTGCATCTGTTGTCAGAGAACTCTAGAAAATATTTCCATAAGGCTATCTGCCAGAGTGGGTGCAGTATTATGGAGTGGGTTATGCAGCGCGACCCAGAAGAAAAAGCAAGAACTCTCGCAAAGTTGATTGGTTGTGAGGAGAAAACTGATGAAGATGTATACGAAACGCTCATGACAGCTTCAACGGAGGATGTGGTGGCACGGGCTGTCGCTGTTCTCACCCAGGATGAGAGAATCCGTGGGTTACCCATGCCTTTCAAGCCGGTGGTGGAAAGCGTTGACGCAACCGATGCCGTGGTTACGAAGCCCCCTTTAGAGGTGATGAAGACACCGAACAGCATTTTTGATATTCCCGTGATAATGGGTGTGAACAATCGGGAAGGAACCATTATGTTGTTGGACGCTATCAAAAAGCTGGATTTGTATGACAACGATATGGCTAGACTGATTCCAAGAACTGTGAACGTAAATCCAGGAACGAAAGCGAGTAATGAATTGGGGGAGGAGataaaaaagttctattttGGGGATAAGAATGTCTGTAAGGAAACGCTTCCATTGTTAGCAGATTTGATGAGTGATTATCATTTTGGCATTTTTGCCAATGCCTGCGCCGAGTTGCATTCCAAATATCAACACCGATCCCCACTGTATTATTACAACTTTAGCTTCGATGGGATGCTGAATATGTATAAAACACTGCTACAGCTAAAGATTCCAGGTGCTTGCCACGCAGATGAGCTATCTTATCAGTTCTT ATTCCGAATGGCTCCGGTTGAAGTCGCGCCCGATTCTCCAGAGGGGCTTGTTCGTTACTACATGTGTCGAATGTGGACCAACTTTGCGAAGCATGGCAACCCAACACCGGTGGATGACATAACGCTTCCGTTTCGCTGGGACCCAGTTGCCAAGATGGAGCCTGACTCAAAACAGAAGTTCGAGCTTCATTGTTTAGATATCAGTGCCCAACCGAAGATGGTACCAAGTCCAGACAAATCGAGAATCGATTTTTGGAGGGAGATTTATAGGCGGTTTAATGACGATATTTTGAAGGTGAAGCTGTAA
- the LOC129765008 gene encoding acetylcholinesterase isoform X2, translating into MSANSRINVKVAQGTVCGVRESLPNGGDSFAFRGIPYAKPPVGLLRYRAPQPLDKFQFPVLDCSAERDVCFSRNMFTQEIEGSEDCLYLNVYTPKVDSEGKPLPVMVFIHGGAFLFGSGNNDCYSPEYLLQEGVVAVTLNYRLSSLGFLYLPSQGIEGNAGLKDQLMALKWVNQNIAKFGGDSNNVTLFGESAGAASVHLHLLSENSRKYFHKAICQSGCSIMEWVMQRDPEEKARTLAKLIGCEEKTDEDVYETLMTASTEDVVARAVAVLTQDERIRGLPMPFKPVVESVDATDAVVTKPPLEVMKTPNSIFDIPVIMGVNNREGTIMLLDAIKKLDLYDNDMARLIPRTVNVNPGTKASNELGEEIKKFYFGDKNVCKETLPLLADLMSDYHFGIFANACAELHSKYQHRSPLYYYNFSFDGMLNMYKTLLQLKIPGACHADELSYQFLFRMAPVEVAPDSPEGLVRYYMCRMWTNFAKHGNPTPVDDITLPFRWDPVAKMEPDSKQKFELHCLDISAQPKMVPSPDKSRIDFWREIYRRFNDDILKVKL; encoded by the exons ATGAGTGCTAACAGTCGAATCAATGTGAAGGTCGCCCAGGGTACCGTTTGCGGTGTCAGGGAAAGTCTTCCCAATGGTGGCGATTCTTTCGCGTTTAGGGGTATTCCCTACGCGAAACCCCCGGTTGGATTGTTACGCTACAGAGCGCCTCAACCATTGGACAAGTTCCAGTTTCCGGTGCTGGACTGTAGTGCCGAGAGGGATGTGTGTTTCAGTAGAAATATGTTCACCCAAGAAATCGAGGGTTCGGAAGACTGTCTTTATCTCAATGTTTACACACCAAAAGTGGACAGTGAGGGCAAACCGTTGCCGGTGATGGTGTTTATCCATGGAGGCGCGTTTTTATTTGGAAGTGGAAACAACGACTG CTATTCACCCGAGTATTTACTGCAAGAAGGGGTTGTTGCAGTCACGTTGAACTATCGCTTAAGTTCGCTAGGATTCTTGTACCTTCCAAGTCAAGGCATTGAAGGCAATGCAGGACTGAAGGACCAGCTGATGGCACTGAAATGGGTCAACCAAAACATTGCCAAATTTGGTGGAGATTCAAATAATGTCACGCTGTTCGGAGAGAGTGCTGGGGCCGCTTCGGTCCACCTGCATCTGTTGTCAGAGAACTCTAGAAAATATTTCCATAAGGCTATCTGCCAGAGTGGGTGCAGTATTATGGAGTGGGTTATGCAGCGCGACCCAGAAGAAAAAGCAAGAACTCTCGCAAAGTTGATTGGTTGTGAGGAGAAAACTGATGAAGATGTATACGAAACGCTCATGACAGCTTCAACGGAGGATGTGGTGGCACGGGCTGTCGCTGTTCTCACCCAGGATGAGAGAATCCGTGGGTTACCCATGCCTTTCAAGCCGGTGGTGGAAAGCGTTGACGCAACCGATGCCGTGGTTACGAAGCCCCCTTTAGAGGTGATGAAGACACCGAACAGCATTTTTGATATTCCCGTGATAATGGGTGTGAACAATCGGGAAGGAACCATTATGTTGTTGGACGCTATCAAAAAGCTGGATTTGTATGACAACGATATGGCTAGACTGATTCCAAGAACTGTGAACGTAAATCCAGGAACGAAAGCGAGTAATGAATTGGGGGAGGAGataaaaaagttctattttGGGGATAAGAATGTCTGTAAGGAAACGCTTCCATTGTTAGCAGATTTGATGAGTGATTATCATTTTGGCATTTTTGCCAATGCCTGCGCCGAGTTGCATTCCAAATATCAACACCGATCCCCACTGTATTATTACAACTTTAGCTTCGATGGGATGCTGAATATGTATAAAACACTGCTACAGCTAAAGATTCCAGGTGCTTGCCACGCAGATGAGCTATCTTATCAGTTCTT ATTCCGAATGGCTCCGGTTGAAGTCGCGCCCGATTCTCCAGAGGGGCTTGTTCGTTACTACATGTGTCGAATGTGGACCAACTTTGCGAAGCATGGCAACCCAACACCGGTGGATGACATAACGCTTCCGTTTCGCTGGGACCCAGTTGCCAAGATGGAGCCTGACTCAAAACAGAAGTTCGAGCTTCATTGTTTAGATATCAGTGCCCAACCGAAGATGGTACCAAGTCCAGACAAATCGAGAATCGATTTTTGGAGGGAGATTTATAGGCGGTTTAATGACGATATTTTGAAGGTGAAGCTGTAA
- the LOC129767561 gene encoding ester hydrolase C11orf54 homolog, translated as MASIDTVILPFEEKPLHTPPLEEIRDVLAAGLVSNFATVDVEVVDCPNLTQAPFHLAGEGLNGNPALLEVGGPPYLLPHVDYTKLYDVVSISQRALNDTKKEILAIGAGAGPYPHVNSNCEGMFNLKISASGHVTSESHLAQITPDRKQVLLKKIPNTETRCALLGNIFLSEGKPGQVLKVSCKKRIGGEDFIASIRNALAKHYEDKPVGLGGVFLLKNGKAKQHVMSPFSETPIHTEEELNTWLNFFDMSATLIAVGTLVTNECDLDLRLQHFHSFSKHGEGGHYHIDTTPDIVEYEGYFNVGEKIVRVDKPVNTHKFGRD; from the exons ATGGCCAGCATCGATACCGTCATACTGCCTTTCGAGGAAAAACCGCTGCATACCCCACCGCTGGAAGAGATTCGCGACG TACTCGCCGCCGGTTTAGTGTCCAACTTCGCTACCGTTGATGTTGAGGTGGTCGACTGTCCTAACCTCACACAAGCGCCATTCCATCTAGCTGGAGAAG GTCTCAACGGAAACCCCGCTCTCTTGGAAGTGGGCGGGCCACCCTACCTACTTCCTCACGTTGACTACACAAAGCTTTACGATGTGGTTTCAATTTCACAGCGAGCGCTGAATGATACCAAAAAGGAAATCCTAGCTATTGGTGCGGGTGCTGGTCCGTACCCCCATGTTAACTCCAACTGTGAAGGAATGTTCAATCTGAAAATCTCTGCCAGTGGACACGTTACCAGCGAGAGTCACCTCGCCCAAATCACGCCGGACCGCAAACAAGTTTTGCTGAAGAAAATACCGAACACGGAAACGCGCTGCGCATTGCTTGGTAATATTTTCCTGTCCGAGGGTAAACCAGGTCAGGTTCTGAAGGTCAGCTGTAAGAAACGCATTGGAGGTGAGGACTTCATCGCAAGCATTCGGAACGCTCTTGCGAAACACTACGAGGACAAACCCGTTGGGCTGGGAGGTGTATTCCTGTTGAAGAATGGCAAGGCAAAGCAGCACGTGATGTCTCCGTTTTCGGAAACTCCTATCCACACCGAAGAAGAGCTGAACACGTGGCTCAACTTTTTCGATATGTCGGCCACTCTGATTGCCGTCGGTACATTGGTCACCAACGAATGCGATCTGGACCTGAGGCTACAGCATTTCCACAGTTTCTCAAAACACGGCGAAGGTGGTCACTACCACATCGATACCACACCGGATATTGTTGAATATGAAGGGTACTTCAACGTTGGCGAAAAGATAGTTCGCGTTGACAAACCTGTCAACACTCACAAATTTGGCCGAGATTAG
- the LOC129767592 gene encoding ester hydrolase C11orf54 homolog, translating into MASIDTVTLPFEEKPLYKPSLEEIRDVIATGLASNFANVNVEVVDCPNLTQAPFHLAGEGLSGSCALLELGGPPFLFPRVDYTKLYDLVSILRKTLNDSKKQILAVGAGAGPYPYVNSNCEGMFNLKIAANGHITNESHIAQTTPDCKRVLLKKLPNTETRCALMANIFLSEGKPGKVLKVNCMKRTGNKDFIASIRTTLAQHYGDKTVGLGGVFLLKNGKAKQHVMSPFSEAAIHTEEELNTWLNFFDMSATLIAVGTMVTNECDLDLRLQHFHSFSKHGEGGHYHIDTTPDIVEYEGFFNVGEKIIRVDKPVHTHKFGRD; encoded by the exons atggctTCAATTGATACTGTCACGTTGCCTTTCGAAGAAAAACCTTTGTACAAACCATCGCTGGAAGAGATTCGTGATG TAATCGCTACTGGTTTAGCATCCAACTTCGCCAACGTTAATGTTGAAGTTGTGGATTGTCCAAATCTCACACAGGCGCCATTCCATCTAGCTGGAGAAG GTCTTAGCGGAAGCTGTGCCCTCTTGGAACTTGGCGGTCCACCCTTTCTATTCCCTCGTGTTGATTACACAAAATTGTACGATCTAGTTTCTATTTTACGAAAAACGTTGAATGATTCCAAAAAGCAAATCCTGGCAGTCGGTGCTGGTGCAGGTCCGTACCCCTATGTAAACTCAAACTGCGAAGGTATGTTCAATCTCAAAATCGCTGCGAATGGACACATTACCAATGAAAGCCACATCGCCCAAACCACGCCGGACTGCAAGCGGGTTTTATTGAAAAAGCTACCAAACACGGAAACGCGCTGCGCTCTGATGGCGAATATTTTTCTGTCCGAGGGTAAACCTGGTAAGGTACTGAAGGTCAACTGTATGAAACGCACCGGAAATAAGGATTTTATTGCAAGCATTCGAACCACACTTGCACAGCATTACGGAGATAAAACCGTTGGTTTGGGAGGTGTATTCCTGTTGAAAAACGGAAAAGCGAAACAACACGTGATGTCACCATTCTCGGAAGCTGCTATTCACACTGAGGAAGAGCTTAACACGTGGCTGAACTTTTTCGACATGTCCGCCACTCTGATTGCCGTCGGAACGATGGTAACCAACGAATGCGATCTGGACCTACGGCTGCAGCACTTCCACAGTTTCTCAAAACACGGCGAAGGTGGACACTACCACATCGACACCACACCGGACATCGTCGAATATGAAGGCTTCTTCAACGTTGGTGAGAAGataattcgtgttgataaaCCTGTCCACACTCACAAATTTGGTCGAGATTGA